A single genomic interval of Pan paniscus chromosome 18, NHGRI_mPanPan1-v2.0_pri, whole genome shotgun sequence harbors:
- the THUMPD1 gene encoding THUMP domain-containing protein 1, with amino-acid sequence MAAPAQQTTQPGGGKRKGKAQYVLAKRARRCDAGGPRQLEPGLQGILITCNMNERKCVEEAYSLLNEYGDDMYGPEKFTDKDQQPSGSEGEDDDAEAALKKEVGDIKASTEMRLRRFQSVESGANNVVFIRTLGIEPEKLVHHILQDMYKTKKKKTRVILRMLPISGTCKAFLEDMKKYAETFLEPWFKAPNKGTFQIVYKSRNNSHVNREEVIRELAGIVCTLNSENKVDLTNPQYTVVVEIIKAVCCLSVVKDYMLFRKYNLQEVVKSPKDPSQLNSKQGNGKEAKLESADKSDQNNTAEGKNNQQVPANTEELGQTKPTFNPQVVNEGGAKPELASQATEGSKSNENDFS; translated from the exons ATGGCGGCCCCTGCCCAGCAGACTACTCAGCCTGGCGGCGGGAAGCGCAAAGGCAAGGCTCAGTATGTGCTGGCCAAGCGCGCTCGGCGCTGCGACGCTGGCGGGCCCCGTCAGCTAGAGCCCGGGCTACAGGGCATCCTCATCACCTGCAATATGAACGAGCGCAAGTGCGTGGAGGAGGCCTACAGCCTCCTCAACGAATACGGCGACGACATGTATGGGCCAGAAAAG TTTACAGACAAGGATCAGCAGCCCTCTGGAAGTGAGGGAGAGGATGATGATGCGGAGGCTGCCTTGAAGAAAGAAGTTGGTGACATTAAGGCATCTACAGAGATGAGGTTAAGAAGATTCCAGTCAGTGGAAAGTGGAGCAAATAACGTTGTCTTCATCAGGACACTTGGGATAG agccTGAGAAATTGGTGCATCATATTCTCCAGGATATGTacaaaaccaagaaaaagaaGACTCGAGTTATTTTGCGAATGTTACCCATCTCAGGCACATGCAAGGCTTTTTTAGAAGATATGAAAAAATATGCAGAAACATTTTTGGAACCCTGGTTTAAAGCTCCAaacaaagggacatttcagattGTGTACAAATCTCGAAATAACAGTCATGTGAATAGAGAAGAAGTTATCAGAGAATTGGCAG GAATAGTGTGCACCCtcaattcagaaaataaagtGGATCTCACCAATCCACAGTACACAGTGGTAGTAGAAATCATCAAAGCTGTCTGTTGCCTGAGTGTTGTGAAAGATTACATGTTGTTTAGAAAATATAATCTCCAGGAGGTGGTGAAGAGCCCTAAGGATCCGTCACAGCTTAACTCAAAGCAGGGAAATGGGAAAGAAGCTAAACTGGAATCTGCAGACAAATCAGACCAAAACAACacagcagaaggaaaaaataaccaGCAGGTACCAGCGAATACTGAGGAGCTGGGGCAGACAAAACCAACGTTTAATCCACAGGTGGTAAATGAGGGAGGAGCCAAACCTGAACTTGCAAGTCAAGCCACAGAAGGATCCAAGTCAAATGAAAATGACTTCTCATAG